In Pseudophryne corroboree isolate aPseCor3 chromosome 3, aPseCor3.hap2, whole genome shotgun sequence, a genomic segment contains:
- the CHAD gene encoding chondroadherin encodes MEHLSFFLILCILAVACPILQACPTNCHCHGGDLQHVICYSAGLTKIPKVAEQTRLLNLQKNNFPVLAPNSFKEIKGLVSLHLQHCQIREVSSGAFRGLKKLVYLYLSHNDISVIGSGAFDELTELTYLYMDHNKIVELPKGLLSPLFNLFIFQLNNNKVRELKAGTFAGAKDLRWLYLSENEITSLQPGSLDEVENLAIFHIDGNQLSSYPLATISKLRVVEDFKISRNPIKVIPDFAFQSFGRYMESLSMEKMGLEKFSEKAFVGVTTLKTLNIEGNKLSQLPANAPFSTLQNLSLANNPWHCNCQLAALRRWMDSSRSRPDATCASPAQYRGQQLRDTGAFRGCKQPIKKSRKGERQ; translated from the exons ATGGAACACCTCAGTTTTTTCCTCATACTCTGCATACTAGCTGTTGCATGCCCCATTCTGCAGGCATGTCCCACAAATTGTCACTGTCATGGAGGAGACCTGCAGCACGTGATTTGTTACAGTGCAGGTTTAACTAAGATTCCCAAGGTAGCAGAACAAACTCGCCTGCTCAATCTGCAGAAAAATAACTTTCCCGTGCTGGCTCCCAATTCATTTAAAGAAATAAAGGGTTTGGTGTCTCTGCACCTGCAGCACTGCCAAATCCGAGAGGTTTCAAGTGGGGCATTTCGAGGTCTTAAGAAGCTGGTCTATCTCTATCTATCCCACAATGATATCAGTGTGATAGGTTCCGGTGCCTTTGATGAACTGACTGAGCTCACTTATTTGTACATGGATCACAACAAAATTGTTGAGCTACCCAAGGGACTGTTGTCGCCTCTCTTCAACCTTTTCATCTTTCAGTTGAACAATAACAAGGTGCGTGAACTAAAAGCAGGAACCTTCGCTGGTGCTAAGGACCTGCGCTGGCTGTACCTGTCTGAAAATGAAATCACTTCACTGCAGCCAGGATCCTTGGATGAAGTAGAAAACCTGGCCATCTTCCACATAGATGGAAACCAACTGAGCTCTTATCCACTGGCCACCATCAGTAAGCTGAGGGTAGTGGAGGACTTCAAGATATCCCGAAACCCTATTAAAGTCATTCCTGATTTTGCCTTCCAGTCCTTTGGCAGATACATGGAATCGTTGTCCATGGAGAAAATGGGTCTGGAGAAG TTTTCAGAAAAAGCTTTTGTTGGAGTCACAACCCTAAAGACACTCAATATTGAAGGAAACAAGCTAAGCCAACTTCCTGCCAACGCCCCATTCTCCACCCTACAAAATCTGTCACTGGCAAATAACCCATGGCACTGTAACTGCCAACTGGCAGCTCTAAGAAG GTGGATGGATAGTAGCCGCTCTCGCCCGGATGCCACATGCGCAAGCCCAGCTCAGTACCGTGGGCAACAGTTGAGAGACACAGGAGCGTTCCGTGGATGTAAACAACCAATAAAGAAATCACGAAAGGGAGAACGCCAATAA